In Drosophila miranda strain MSH22 chromosome Y unlocalized genomic scaffold, D.miranda_PacBio2.1 Contig_Y3_pilon, whole genome shotgun sequence, a single window of DNA contains:
- the LOC117194871 gene encoding cytosol aminopeptidase-like — translation MNVDAEFRAVAVVGVGQEGAGFNDLEMIDEGMENARVAAGVGARALQLQGCTDVFVESMEYAEQAAEESALAVWRYNTNKRRRDRTLIPKLELYDSPYSDAWMQGRIAEPGPSPGRYAGQSDDAHNLRPVNGGCPVPLLGIRGGTQHGLDRDKPILLLGKGITFNSGGLCLRPKDCLSMYRGCMSGAAACVGVIRAAAALSLPLNITALLPLGENMPSGMAAKPGDVVSLLNGKTLGFVDVSKAGVMAMADPLLYAQTIYKPRMVVDIATVGYAVCPALGGAAAGIFSNSNFVYKQFEKAGALTGDRVWRLPLWRYFKELIMPNETLDISNRGRGPASSCIAAAVLHELVPCVDWAHLDIRNVGMLTSYNPLPYLLKDRMTGRPTRTIVQAGPDGNLLAFVGAAEPFCEASFAQFEELSLNKRMEVVDKNEEATEEDDIDVELRILWGSWTH, via the exons ATGAACGTGGATGCGGAGTTCCGTGCGGTGGCCGTGGTCGGCGTGGGACAGGAGGGGGCCGGCTTCAACGACCTGGAGATGATCGACGAGGGAATGGAGAACGCTCGCGTCGCTGCCGGCGTGGGGGCTCGTGCCCTTCAACTGCAGGGCTGCACAGATGTATTCGTGGAGTCGATGGAGTATGCGGAGCAGGCGGCCGAGGAGAGCGCCTTGGCCGTCTGGCGCTACAACACCAACAAGCGCCGTCGGGACCGCACACTCATTCCCAAACTGGAGCTGTACGACTCTCCCTACTCGGATGCCTGGATGCAAGGCCGAATCGCAGAACCTGGCCCGTCGCCTGGCCGATACGCCGGCCAATCAGATGACGCCCACAATCTTCGCCCAGTCAACGGTGGATGCCCTGTGCCCCTGCTGGGTATCCGTGGAGGTACGCAGCATGGACTGGATCGA GACAAGCCCATCCTCCTGCTGGGCAAAGGCATCACATTCAACAGCGGGGGCCTCTGCCTCCGTCCCAAGGACTGCTTGTCCATGTACCGCGGCTGCATGTCCGGTGCAGCCGCCTGCGTGGGCGTCATCCGAGCCGCTGCCGCCCTATCGCTGCCCCTAAACATAACGGCACTGCTGCCGCTGGGCGAGAACATGCCCTCCGGAATGGCGGCCAAGCCTGGCGACGTGGTGTCCCTCCTCAATggcaaaactctcggcttcgTGGACGTCAGCAAGGCTGGTGTGATGGCCATGGCCGATCCCTTGCTCTACGCCCAGACGATCTACAAGCCGCGCATGGTCGTGGACATTGCTACAGTGGGCTACGCCGTCTGCCCAGCGCTGGgcggagcagcagccgggATTTTCAGCAATTCGAACTTCGTCTACAAGCAGTTCGAGAAGGCCGGTGCCCTTACGGGGGATCGCGTTTGGCGTCTGCCCCTGTGGCGCTACTTCAAGGAGCTGATCATGCCGAACGAGACCCTTGACATCAGCAACCGCGGACGTGGCCCCGCCTCCAGCTGCATCGCTGCCGCCGTTCTGCACGAGCTGGTGCCGTGCGTCGACTGGGCCCACCTGGACATCCGCAACGTGGGCATGCTGACGAGCTACAATCCGCTCCCATATTTGCTGAAGGACCGCATGACTGGCCGTCCCACTCGCACCATCGTTCAGGCTGGCCCCGACGGCAA TCTTTTGGCCTTTGTTGGGGCAGCAGAGCCCTTTTGCGAGGCCAGCTTTGCGCAGTTCGAGGAGCTGTCGTTGAACAAGCGCATGGAGGTGGTGGACAAGAACGAGGAGGCCACCGAGGAGGACGACATCGACGTGGAGCTGCGCATTCTCTGGGGTTCATGGACT CATTGA